In Bradyrhizobium sp. 170, the DNA window TGCCTCAATCCTTCCGGAACACGATCGACGCCATCCATCCCGTCATCAGCGCCATGAAGGCGGTGATCAGCCCGTAGACGAAGCCGTGCTGCTGCGCCGTGGTGGCGACGAATTGCTCGAAGCCGACCTTGACGATTTCGAATGCGGTGTCGGTCTTGGTCACCAGCGCGCCGTCGGCGAACAGCTTGATCTCGACGTTGTAGAGACCGATCGGCACTTCCGCGGGCAGCGGAATGCCGGTGCGAAACAGCGTCGGCGTCAGGAACGTCACCGCCGAGGTCTCCTCGCGATAGAGGCCGTGCTGGCGGCGCAGCCGCACGAAGGCGCTGCGGAACACGTCGTCCGGCACCACGTCGGCGTAATCGCCGCCGACGCGCTGGGTCAGCAAGACGTTGTTCAGCCCGAGCTGCTGCCGCCGCTGCACCTCGGGCGAGGCGATGGCGTCGAACGGCCGGTTGGAGAACAGCGCCAGATAGGCCGGCACTTTCAGGAACTGCCGGAAGTCGGTGTTGA includes these proteins:
- a CDS encoding TIGR02186 family protein yields the protein MTARLILMLGWLALGAAFAASPAQAERLIVSVSNHRVTVTPNYSGEELVLFGSVEKDATTPANRTYDLVVTIAGPRADMVTRRKERRFGIWINTDFRQFLKVPAYLALFSNRPFDAIASPEVQRRQQLGLNNVLLTQRVGGDYADVVPDDVFRSAFVRLRRQHGLYREETSAVTFLTPTLFRTGIPLPAEVPIGLYNVEIKLFADGALVTKTDTAFEIVKVGFEQFVATTAQQHGFVYGLITAFMALMTGWMASIVFRKD